In Nitratireductor basaltis, the following are encoded in one genomic region:
- a CDS encoding TRAP transporter small permease — MDNNSAAPGEEVLPEEDLSDIQYDDGVVFILFWSLALVVFLQFFTRYVLNNSLGWTEEIARFLLIGVTFFGAVMAVRKESHIAVELAYRYFPRRVRQGLQLSVDAVSLVFYAVTAWLCTEMAGKTQQKMVSIDVPKSVVYWIVAFCFLAMALYQTRVMWRHMRTGTSRLIDPENYAVSTANL; from the coding sequence ATGGACAACAATTCTGCTGCGCCGGGCGAGGAAGTTCTGCCCGAGGAAGACCTGTCGGACATCCAGTATGACGACGGCGTGGTCTTCATCTTGTTCTGGAGCCTGGCCTTGGTGGTCTTCCTCCAGTTCTTTACCCGCTATGTGCTGAACAATTCCCTCGGCTGGACCGAGGAGATCGCGCGCTTCCTGCTTATCGGCGTCACCTTCTTCGGTGCGGTCATGGCCGTGCGCAAAGAAAGCCACATCGCGGTCGAACTTGCCTATCGTTATTTTCCAAGACGCGTGCGGCAGGGGCTGCAGCTATCGGTTGATGCTGTCTCGCTTGTCTTTTACGCCGTGACGGCCTGGCTTTGCACGGAAATGGCCGGCAAGACCCAGCAGAAGATGGTGTCCATCGACGTGCCGAAATCCGTTGTCTACTGGATTGTCGCCTTCTGCTTTCTCGCGATGGCGCTCTATCAGACGCGGGTCATGTGGCGGCACATGCGTACCGGCACGAGCAGGCTGATAGATCCTGAAAACTACGCCGTTTCCACCGCGAACCTATAG
- a CDS encoding sialic acid TRAP transporter substrate-binding protein SiaP, giving the protein MKSSLLYAFGAAALASASLLAVPAQAETVLKWAHVYESSEPYHTCAVAASDKLKEATDGRYSIEVFPASSLGKEVDINEGLGLGTVDIIYTGQLFAGRAYGPIAIGGAPYMFRDYDHWDKFRNSDLFAELSAGYEEATGNHITSLTYYGERHATSNKPLNGPEDMNGLKIRVPNAPLYMMFPKAVGANPTPIAFAEVYLALQQGTVDAQENPLPTIQAKKFYEVQSNINLTGHITDALLTIVGGPAWGAMDEADQQALEGVLDNTAECATNEIIKAEKELVQWFRDEGVTVNEVDRTPFREATMKLHMGEDATWDQETYDRLQAIE; this is encoded by the coding sequence GTGAAATCATCCCTGCTTTACGCATTCGGTGCGGCTGCGCTTGCAAGCGCCTCGCTTCTGGCAGTGCCTGCACAGGCCGAAACGGTCCTGAAATGGGCGCATGTCTATGAATCGAGCGAGCCCTATCACACCTGCGCTGTTGCCGCGTCCGACAAGCTGAAGGAAGCCACCGACGGTCGCTATTCCATCGAAGTCTTCCCTGCATCTTCGCTCGGCAAGGAAGTCGACATCAATGAAGGTCTCGGTCTCGGCACCGTCGACATCATCTATACCGGCCAGCTCTTCGCCGGCCGCGCCTATGGCCCGATCGCCATCGGCGGCGCGCCCTACATGTTCCGCGACTACGATCACTGGGACAAGTTCCGCAATTCGGACCTCTTTGCCGAACTTTCAGCGGGCTATGAAGAGGCAACCGGCAATCACATCACCTCGCTGACCTATTACGGCGAGCGTCATGCGACTTCGAACAAGCCGCTCAACGGTCCGGAAGACATGAATGGCCTGAAGATCCGCGTGCCCAATGCACCGCTTTACATGATGTTCCCGAAGGCCGTGGGCGCCAACCCGACCCCGATCGCCTTTGCAGAAGTCTATCTGGCTCTCCAGCAGGGCACCGTGGACGCACAGGAGAACCCGCTGCCGACCATTCAGGCCAAGAAGTTCTACGAAGTTCAGTCGAACATCAACCTGACCGGCCACATCACGGATGCGCTTCTGACGATCGTTGGCGGACCGGCCTGGGGTGCCATGGATGAGGCCGACCAGCAGGCACTGGAAGGTGTGCTGGACAACACGGCCGAATGCGCCACCAACGAGATCATCAAGGCGGAAAAGGAACTCGTCCAGTGGTTCCGCGACGAGGGTGTGACGGTGAACGAAGTCGATCGCACGCCATTCCGCGAAGCCACGATGAAGCTTCACATGGGTGAGGACGCAACCTGGGATCAGGAGACCTATGACCGCCTTCAGGCGATCGAATAG
- a CDS encoding GntR family transcriptional regulator gives MTTPLKRGGATERVAEELRQAIVTLELRPGQVLDKAELTARFGVSRFPVAEALNRLKLEGLVDIRPQSGSSVALVRLKDVQENLFMRRALEAEIAEAVAERADNQLLAELKRNMRYQKAAVEAEDRVGFHELDVAFHELMVSMLDYPRLRQSIESLRLSLDRVRRLLSSPRRHALTYNEHVEILRALEAHDGVAARAAMTAHIDAVLEELQRFHQENPNVFSDLQDH, from the coding sequence ATGACAACACCACTCAAGCGCGGAGGCGCTACCGAACGCGTTGCCGAGGAGTTGCGTCAGGCAATCGTCACCCTGGAACTGCGCCCCGGCCAGGTTCTGGACAAGGCGGAGCTGACAGCGCGGTTCGGTGTTTCCCGCTTTCCCGTGGCGGAAGCTCTCAACCGGCTGAAGCTGGAAGGCCTTGTGGATATACGACCGCAGTCCGGCTCCAGCGTGGCGCTGGTGCGGTTGAAGGATGTTCAGGAAAATCTCTTCATGCGCCGGGCACTCGAAGCCGAGATCGCGGAAGCGGTAGCAGAACGCGCGGACAATCAGCTGCTTGCAGAACTCAAGCGCAACATGCGGTACCAGAAAGCTGCAGTGGAAGCGGAGGATCGCGTCGGCTTTCATGAGTTGGATGTGGCTTTTCACGAGCTGATGGTCAGCATGCTTGACTATCCCCGGCTGCGCCAATCCATTGAAAGCCTGCGGCTGTCGCTCGACCGGGTGCGCCGGCTGCTCTCATCGCCGCGCCGCCATGCACTGACCTATAACGAACATGTCGAGATACTGCGCGCCCTCGAGGCCCATGACGGCGTTGCAGCACGCGCGGCCATGACGGCGCATATCGACGCGGTGCTTGAGGAACTGCAGCGGTTCCACCAGGAAAACCCGAATGTTTTTTCGGACCTTCAGGACCACTAG
- a CDS encoding PQQ-dependent sugar dehydrogenase gives MRPTILHWTFTTSALAALVSPLMAQALPQQVEAEDYTLVVETVAEGLSSPWGATFLPDGAMLVTERTGTLQRIDPSTGDATLVEGTPEVFARGQGGLLDVELHPQFSDNRLVYLTFAQPREGGAATAAGRGRLSDDGNRLENFEVIFQQEPAVSGGNHFGSRLAFSPDGKLFVTLADRFNHMDEAQNPANHLGTVVRLNDDGSVPGDNPFAGGNEGAPEVWSYGHRNIQGAAIHPASGALWISEFGPRGGDEVNIPEAGANYGWPLVSTGRHYSGRSIPDPSSKPELKQAAYSWNPVISPSGIAFVPGGPLEAWEGDLLLAGLSSQAITRLDLQGSMIRGEERIEMGARIRDVLFDAGGTLFALTDGQGGAVIRLTPSQGR, from the coding sequence ATGCGTCCCACCATCTTGCACTGGACTTTCACGACTTCTGCCCTTGCAGCTTTGGTTTCGCCACTCATGGCGCAGGCGCTTCCTCAACAGGTTGAGGCCGAAGACTACACGCTGGTCGTGGAGACAGTGGCTGAGGGTCTGTCGTCACCATGGGGTGCGACCTTCCTGCCCGATGGCGCGATGCTGGTGACCGAGCGCACCGGTACGCTGCAGCGCATCGACCCTTCCACCGGTGATGCCACGCTGGTGGAGGGGACGCCGGAAGTCTTTGCGCGGGGGCAGGGCGGTTTGCTTGATGTGGAACTGCATCCCCAATTCTCCGACAACCGTCTCGTCTATCTCACATTTGCCCAGCCGCGCGAGGGAGGTGCTGCAACAGCCGCCGGGCGTGGACGACTGAGCGATGACGGCAACAGGCTTGAGAATTTCGAGGTCATCTTTCAGCAGGAGCCCGCGGTATCGGGTGGCAATCATTTCGGCTCGCGGCTCGCCTTTTCGCCTGACGGGAAGCTGTTCGTTACACTTGCTGATCGTTTCAACCACATGGACGAGGCGCAAAACCCCGCCAATCATCTGGGCACGGTGGTGCGCCTGAATGACGACGGCTCCGTGCCCGGAGACAACCCCTTTGCCGGCGGCAACGAAGGTGCTCCGGAAGTCTGGTCCTATGGTCACCGCAACATACAGGGAGCGGCAATCCATCCTGCCTCTGGTGCCTTGTGGATCTCCGAGTTCGGCCCTCGTGGAGGTGATGAGGTTAATATTCCTGAGGCTGGAGCCAATTATGGCTGGCCGCTGGTCAGCACAGGCAGGCACTATTCCGGGCGGTCCATCCCAGATCCCTCCAGCAAGCCCGAACTGAAACAGGCGGCATATAGCTGGAACCCGGTCATTTCCCCTTCCGGGATCGCGTTCGTACCCGGCGGTCCACTGGAGGCATGGGAGGGAGACCTGCTGCTCGCCGGATTGTCGTCGCAGGCCATCACGCGCCTTGATCTGCAGGGCAGCATGATCAGGGGCGAGGAGCGCATCGAGATGGGGGCGCGCATTCGCGACGTCCTGTTCGATGCCGGTGGCACGCTCTTCGCACTCACCGATGGGCAGGGCGGTGCAGTCATCCGCCTTACGCCGAGCCAGGGCCGTTGA
- a CDS encoding crotonase/enoyl-CoA hydratase family protein, with protein MELKYLEVEMDGPVAVVTLSRPERRNAISEEMVVEIGRFFADPPEEAKTIVLRGSGDHFCAGLDLDEHARLRRTPAQFMRMCQKWHWAFDQIQYGGTPVIAAMQGAVVGGGLELAAACHSRVAEPNAFFALPEGQRAIFTGGGATVRVGRIIGPDRMVDMMLAARTLDAKRGYELGLCHEISDEGKSFERAMEIAQSAARHAPLSNYAIVTAIGRINDMSTTDGLFAESLMAGIVQSGPEVAEGLDNFLKRKARRLEPK; from the coding sequence ATGGAATTGAAATATCTGGAAGTGGAGATGGACGGCCCGGTGGCGGTGGTCACGCTCTCCCGTCCCGAACGGCGCAATGCCATCAGCGAGGAGATGGTGGTGGAGATCGGCCGTTTCTTTGCCGACCCGCCGGAAGAAGCAAAGACCATCGTTCTGCGTGGCTCTGGCGATCACTTTTGCGCGGGCCTCGATCTCGATGAACATGCCCGCCTGCGCCGCACGCCTGCGCAATTCATGCGCATGTGCCAGAAGTGGCATTGGGCATTCGACCAGATCCAATATGGTGGAACGCCCGTGATCGCAGCCATGCAGGGCGCGGTTGTCGGTGGCGGTCTCGAACTGGCTGCTGCCTGCCATTCCCGCGTGGCCGAACCGAACGCTTTCTTCGCACTGCCGGAAGGACAAAGAGCGATCTTCACGGGTGGCGGAGCAACGGTGCGTGTGGGCCGCATCATCGGTCCCGACCGGATGGTCGACATGATGCTGGCCGCCAGAACCCTCGACGCGAAGCGCGGATATGAGCTTGGCCTGTGCCACGAGATCTCGGACGAGGGCAAGAGCTTCGAGCGCGCAATGGAGATTGCGCAGAGCGCCGCCAGGCATGCACCGCTGTCCAATTACGCGATTGTCACAGCCATCGGCAGGATCAACGACATGTCGACCACCGACGGGCTTTTCGCGGAGAGCCTGATGGCAGGCATCGTGCAAAGCGGTCCTGAAGTGGCTGAAGGTCTCGACAATTTCCTCAAGCGAAAGGCCAGGCGCCTGGAGCCCAAATAG